In a single window of the Halobaculum lipolyticum genome:
- a CDS encoding Gfo/Idh/MocA family protein, translating into MYDVGIVGCGVIGTRLAESFAEHPETTVAAACDVDAERAASFAAERDADAYTDHEELLAAEDLDVLYVGVPPVHHREIAAAGLDAGVNVICEKPIAEDAEEGAELAALEAETDLVTAVNLPFRYTPGFVELRERVADGAIGTPRRVSLDFRFPTWPREWQDVDWLRSREQGGPIREVGTHFLFGVRELFGGVDRLSAVVEYAGPDECEESVVGWFAAGGDATAGAVDTDAPVHGTVDLLADHDQPEENAITVTGTEGELALTEWYRLIADPGTDDERELCADRASTTLTLVDEFVAALDGDDADLVSFAEATAVQRVVDAVFDSGGEPVDLR; encoded by the coding sequence ATGTACGACGTGGGGATCGTCGGCTGTGGCGTCATCGGCACCCGACTGGCGGAGTCGTTCGCGGAGCACCCGGAGACGACCGTCGCCGCCGCCTGCGACGTCGACGCCGAGCGCGCCGCGTCGTTCGCCGCCGAGCGCGACGCCGACGCCTACACCGACCACGAGGAACTGCTGGCCGCCGAGGACCTCGACGTGCTGTACGTCGGCGTGCCGCCGGTCCACCACCGCGAGATCGCGGCGGCCGGGCTGGACGCCGGCGTCAACGTGATCTGCGAGAAGCCGATCGCCGAGGACGCCGAGGAGGGAGCCGAACTCGCCGCGCTGGAGGCGGAGACGGACCTCGTGACCGCGGTGAACCTCCCGTTCCGCTACACGCCCGGGTTCGTCGAGTTGCGCGAGCGCGTCGCGGACGGGGCGATCGGCACCCCTCGGCGCGTCTCGCTGGACTTCCGGTTCCCGACGTGGCCCCGCGAGTGGCAGGACGTCGACTGGCTCCGGTCGCGCGAGCAGGGCGGACCGATCCGCGAGGTCGGCACGCACTTCCTGTTCGGCGTCCGGGAGCTGTTCGGCGGGGTCGACCGCCTGAGCGCCGTCGTGGAGTACGCCGGGCCGGACGAGTGCGAGGAGTCCGTCGTCGGTTGGTTCGCGGCCGGCGGCGACGCGACCGCCGGCGCGGTCGACACCGACGCGCCCGTCCACGGCACCGTCGACCTGCTCGCCGACCACGACCAGCCCGAGGAGAACGCGATCACCGTGACCGGCACCGAGGGGGAACTGGCGCTGACCGAGTGGTACCGGCTGATCGCGGACCCCGGCACCGACGACGAGCGCGAACTGTGCGCCGACCGCGCGTCGACGACGCTGACGCTCGTCGACGAGTTCGTCGCGGCGCTCGACGGCGACGACGCCGACCTCGTGTCGTTCGCGGAGGCGACGGCGGTCCAGCGCGTCGTCGACGCGGTGTTCGACTCCGGCGGCGAGCCGGTCGACCTCCGGTAG
- a CDS encoding histidine kinase N-terminal 7TM domain-containing protein, which yields MSTGAAGAGSAALAWYLDRHRGSAGAGWLMATLSAQAVWALAYTVGLLVSDLTVRAYAEAVAWVGMAWLGPLFLGFALAYTGRSALLRSRGFRLLFAVPVSASLLALTHPLHDWLWLFFRRSPEFGVTTVRYAIQLPGYAALLVSLGTAAVGVLLLVGAISTYGPLYRREATAIALSTLPPATGVVVWLVGVGPWPELNLGAPLLLFHVALDVYAFVGTRLFETAPTTQRAAKRSALDDLAEPLLVLDTEAAVVNMNRRAESLFDVDGTAAVPVPFADLAGATLDDVRSSGELTVDGADGGIFAVSHTPLRDQRGDDVGGLVVLYEVTVERRRKQQLSVLNRILRHNLRNELTVARGNARAIRASATDPAVGTQAGAIVASSERLLATARKAKQFGRIQGRDLDLSVVEVTDLVNDVWRDLRESYPHADVAAEIETDRTRIRTDSTVLSMVVSNLIENAIVHADDAAGVPAPAVVVRITTDPDDRSATVVEVTDENPPIDDAEIDALSAGDETALEHGSGIGLWIVHWCVTALNGRIEFEYDDGNVVRVTLPTHAAAAADERAAVDGRRTPDGPDTPLVDDGVGAPSGGDPAKSDD from the coding sequence GTGAGCACCGGCGCCGCCGGCGCCGGCTCCGCGGCGCTGGCGTGGTACCTCGACCGCCACCGCGGGTCGGCCGGGGCCGGGTGGCTGATGGCGACGCTGTCGGCGCAGGCGGTGTGGGCGCTCGCGTACACCGTCGGCCTGCTCGTATCCGACCTCACGGTCCGGGCGTACGCGGAAGCCGTCGCGTGGGTCGGGATGGCGTGGCTCGGGCCGCTGTTCCTCGGGTTCGCGCTCGCGTACACCGGGCGGTCGGCGTTGCTCCGATCCCGGGGGTTCCGGCTCCTGTTCGCGGTCCCGGTGTCGGCGTCGCTGCTCGCGCTCACGCACCCGCTCCACGACTGGCTGTGGCTGTTCTTCAGACGGTCGCCGGAGTTCGGGGTCACGACGGTCCGGTACGCGATCCAACTCCCCGGGTACGCGGCCCTGCTGGTCAGCCTCGGGACCGCCGCCGTCGGCGTGCTCCTGTTGGTCGGGGCGATCTCGACGTACGGACCGCTGTACCGCCGGGAGGCGACCGCGATCGCGCTCAGCACGCTCCCCCCGGCCACCGGCGTCGTCGTGTGGCTCGTCGGCGTCGGCCCGTGGCCCGAACTGAACCTCGGGGCGCCGCTGCTGCTGTTCCACGTCGCCCTCGACGTGTACGCCTTCGTCGGGACGCGACTGTTCGAGACGGCGCCGACCACACAGCGGGCCGCCAAACGGAGCGCCCTCGACGACCTCGCGGAGCCGCTGTTGGTCCTCGACACGGAGGCGGCCGTCGTGAACATGAACCGCCGGGCGGAGTCCCTGTTCGACGTCGACGGGACGGCGGCCGTCCCGGTGCCGTTCGCGGACCTCGCGGGCGCGACGCTCGACGACGTCCGATCGAGCGGAGAGCTGACCGTGGACGGCGCCGACGGCGGCATCTTCGCCGTCTCGCACACGCCGTTGCGCGACCAGCGCGGCGACGACGTCGGCGGGCTGGTCGTCCTCTACGAGGTGACGGTCGAGCGACGGCGCAAGCAACAGCTGTCCGTGCTCAATCGCATCCTCCGGCACAACCTCCGGAACGAACTCACCGTCGCCAGGGGGAACGCCCGAGCGATCCGAGCGAGCGCCACCGACCCCGCGGTCGGGACGCAGGCGGGAGCGATCGTCGCGTCCAGCGAGCGGCTGCTCGCGACCGCGCGGAAGGCGAAGCAGTTCGGCCGGATCCAGGGGCGCGACCTCGACCTGTCGGTCGTCGAGGTGACCGACCTGGTCAACGACGTGTGGCGGGACCTCCGCGAGTCGTACCCCCACGCCGACGTCGCCGCCGAGATCGAGACCGACCGGACCCGGATCCGGACCGACTCGACCGTGCTCTCGATGGTCGTCTCGAACCTGATCGAGAACGCGATCGTCCACGCCGACGACGCCGCGGGCGTCCCCGCCCCCGCGGTGGTCGTCCGGATCACGACCGACCCCGACGACCGGTCGGCCACCGTCGTCGAGGTCACGGACGAGAACCCGCCGATCGACGACGCCGAGATCGACGCGCTCAGCGCGGGCGACGAGACGGCGTTGGAACACGGCAGCGGGATCGGGCTGTGGATCGTCCACTGGTGTGTCACCGCGCTCAACGGCCGCATCGAGTTCGAGTACGACGACGGCAACGTCGTCCGGGTCACGCTCCCGACCCACGCGGCCGCGGCGGCCGACGAGCGCGCCGCGGTCGACGGCAGGCGGACGCCGGACGGTCCCGACACGCCGCTCGTCGACGACGGCGTCGGCGCCCCGTCGGGGGGCGACCCTGCGAAGTCGGACGACTGA
- a CDS encoding DUF5788 family protein, giving the protein MDDSERRRLLDRLRGGSTVGFRMPDRIEVDGTTIELKRLVFESERLDAVTEAERERVDEALGLLRRERTRRRRRIAEGDISVAEGDALADEVIGIDRAINALEGLDAPGFGEEARRSRIEGHKEWLGLVNQLR; this is encoded by the coding sequence ATGGACGACTCCGAACGGCGTCGGCTGCTCGACCGGCTCCGGGGCGGCAGCACCGTCGGGTTCCGGATGCCCGACCGGATCGAGGTCGACGGCACGACCATCGAACTGAAGCGGCTCGTCTTCGAGTCCGAGCGGCTGGACGCGGTCACCGAAGCCGAGCGCGAGCGCGTCGACGAGGCGCTCGGACTGCTCCGCCGCGAGCGAACCCGGCGACGCCGTCGCATCGCCGAGGGCGACATCTCCGTCGCGGAGGGCGACGCCCTCGCGGACGAGGTGATCGGCATCGACCGCGCGATCAACGCGCTGGAGGGACTCGACGCGCCGGGGTTCGGCGAGGAGGCGCGCCGCAGCCGGATCGAGGGGCACAAGGAGTGGCTCGGGCTGGTGAACCAGCTCCGGTGA
- a CDS encoding MaoC/PaaZ C-terminal domain-containing protein, translating to MAYSYEPHYFEDFAVGQEFVTVGRTVTESDFVMHSALTGDWTELHTNAEYAEDNAFGERIAHGPMTFVQATGFVYRTGIVERTALAFLGMNYMDLPNPVFIGDTISMEMEVTETKDLSSRDDAGLVVIDCEVTNQDDTVVLQGDMKFLIKTRAEADDPHA from the coding sequence ATGGCATACAGCTACGAGCCGCACTACTTCGAGGACTTCGCGGTCGGCCAGGAGTTCGTCACCGTCGGGCGCACCGTCACCGAGTCGGACTTCGTGATGCACTCGGCGCTGACGGGCGACTGGACGGAGCTGCACACCAACGCCGAGTACGCCGAGGACAACGCCTTCGGCGAGCGCATCGCCCACGGTCCCATGACGTTCGTGCAGGCGACGGGGTTCGTCTACCGGACGGGCATCGTCGAGCGCACCGCGCTGGCGTTCCTCGGGATGAACTACATGGACCTCCCGAACCCCGTGTTCATCGGCGACACCATCTCCATGGAGATGGAGGTGACGGAGACGAAGGACCTCTCCAGCCGCGACGACGCCGGCCTCGTCGTCATCGACTGTGAAGTGACGAACCAGGACGACACGGTCGTCCTCCAGGGCGACATGAAGTTCCTCATCAAGACGCGGGCCGAGGCGGACGACCCCCACGCCTGA